Proteins from one Cryptomeria japonica chromosome 4, Sugi_1.0, whole genome shotgun sequence genomic window:
- the LOC131875522 gene encoding xyloglucan endotransglucosylase protein 1-like has translation MDLILCALLLSLALAFSHLVSANFYNDFDITWGNDQAKILDNGQRLQLTLDQSSGSGFQSKNEYLFGKIDMQIKLVPGNSAGTVTAYYLSSQGDKHDEIDFEFLGNLSGDPYIMHTNVFSQGKGGREQQFYLWFDPTADFHTYSLLWNPQQIMFSVDGTPVRVFKNSEDLGVAYPKNQAMRIYSSLWNADNWATRGGAVKIDWSKSPFVASYGNFKAETCSASSDCSVNSWYGAEALESSEQQKLEWVRENYMIYNYCSDSKRFPQGFPAECTR, from the exons ATGGACCTCATTCTATGTGCTCTCCTCTTAAGCCTTGCACTTGCATTCTCCCACCTTGTCTCTGCAAATTTTTACAATGACTTCGATATCACATGGGGAAATGATCAGGCTAAGATACTTGACAATGGCCAACGCTTGCAGCTTACTCTCGATCAGTCCTCAG GTTCAGGGTTCCAATCCAAGAATGAATATCTATTTGGCAAGATTGATATGCAAATCAAGCTGGTGCCTGGTAACTCCGCCGGAACTGTTACTGCATACTAT CTCTCGTCACAAGGGGATAAACACGATGAAATAGACTTCGAGTTCCTGGGAAATCTGTCTGGAGATCCCTATATTATGCACACCAATGTTTTCTCACAAGGAAAAGGCGGTCGGGAGCAGCAATTCTACCTTTGGTTCGACCCAACAGCAGACTTCCACACTTACTCCCTGCTCTGGAATCCCCAACAAATTAT GTTTTCTGTGGATGGAACTCCAGTGAGAGTGTTCAAGAACAGCGAAGATTTGGGCGTTGCATATCCGAAGAATCAAGCGATGAGAATATACTCAAGCCTGTGGAACGCAGACAATTGGGCAACCAGAGGCGGTGCAGTGAAGATCGACTGGAGCAAATCTCCATTTGTGGCATCTTATGGAAATTTCAAAGCAGAGACATGCTCTGCCTCCTCTGATTGCTCTGTGAATTCATGGTATGGTGCAGAGGCGTTGGAGTCGAGTGAGCAGCAGAAACTTGAATGGGTGCGCGAAAACTACATGATTTACAATTACTGTTCGGACAGTAAAAGGTTTCCACAGGGCTTCCCTGCTGAATGCACTCGCTAG
- the LOC131875525 gene encoding xyloglucan endotransglucosylase/hydrolase 2-like gives MDLLPCFLLVSLVLSSSHLVSANFYNDFDITWGNDRAKILDNGQRLQLTLDQSSGSGFQSKNEYLFGKIDMQIKLVAGNSAGTVTAYYLSSQGDKHDEIDFEFLGNLSRDPYVMHTNVFSQGKGNREQQCYLWFDPTAGFHTYSLLWNPQHCWFSVDGTPVRVFKNSEDLGVAYPKNQAMRIYSSLWNADDWATRGGAVKIDWTKSPFVASYGNFKAESCSASSDCSVNSWYAAEALEASEQEKLEWVRKNYMIYDYCSDSKRFPQGYPAECTRQASN, from the exons ATGGATCTGTTACCATGTTTCCTCCTGGTAAGCCTTGTACTCTCCTCCTCCCACCTTGTTTCTGCAAATTTTTATAACGACTTTGACATCACATGGGGAAATGATCGTGCTAAGATACTCGACAATGGCCAACGCTTGCAGCTCACTCTCGATCAGTCCTCAG GCTCAGGTTTCCAATCTAAGAATGAATATCTCTTTGGAAAAATCGATATGCAAATCAAGTTGGTGGCTGGTAACTCGGCCGGCACTGTCACTGCTTACTAT CTGTCCTCACAAGGGGATAAACACGACGAAATAGACTTCGAGTTCCTGGGAAATCTATCTAGAGATCCCTATGTTATGCACACCAATGTTTTCTCACAAGGCAAAGGCAACCGTGAGCAGCAATGCTACCTCTGGTTCGACCCCACGGCAGGCTTCCACACTTACTCCCTGCTCTGGAATCCCCAACA CTGCTGGTTTTCTGTGGATGGAACTCCGGTGAGAGTGTTCAAGAACAGCGAGGATTTGGGCGTTGCATATCCGAAGAATCAAGCGATGAGAATATATTCAAGCCTGTGGAACGCAGATGATTGGGCAACCAGAGGCGGTGCAGTGAAGATCGACTGGACCAAATCCCCTTTTGTTGCCTCCTATGGAAATTTCAAAGCAGAGTCATGCTCCGCCTCTTCTGATTGCTCTGTGAATTCATGGTACGCTGCAGAGGCGTTGGAGGCGAGCGAGCAGGAGAAACTTGAATGGGTGCGGAAGAACTACATGATTTATGATTACTGTTCGGACAGTAAAAGGTTTCCACAGGGCTATCCTGCTGAATGCACTCGCCAGGCATCCAACTGA